In Montipora foliosa isolate CH-2021 chromosome 13, ASM3666993v2, whole genome shotgun sequence, one DNA window encodes the following:
- the LOC137982177 gene encoding sodium/potassium-transporting ATPase subunit alpha-3-like isoform X1 — protein sequence MMMTDNKAELGALHLQEMYEVNGNPNDYGKKKTDKADVKQAHGESTAGKDSKGKKKEKKDKLEDLKQELEMEWHKIPLPELERKLGTSITRGHTQKEANELFERDGPNCLTPPPTTPEWVKFCRQLFSGFAMLLWIGAILCFVTYIIKVSSIDEPDMDDLYLGIVLATVVIITGCFSYYQEAKSSKIMESFKKMVPQEATVLRDGEKHTLHAEKLVMGDIIFVKFGDRIPADIRVIEARGFKVDNSSLTGESEPQMRTPEFSHDNPLETKNLAFFSTNAVEGTCTGIVVQIGDSTVMGRIANLASGLGSGKTPIAIEIEHFIHIITGVAVTLGVTFFILSLILGYPWLTAVLFLIGIIVANVPEGLLATVTVCLTLTAKRMAAKNCLVKNLESVETLGSTSTICSDKTGTLTQNRMTVAHMWFNDKIFEADTTEDQSGTPMEKSETWDALSKVAGLCNRAEFKVGQDGVPVLKREANGDASETALLKCVELQVGNVAKMRERNKKVAEIPFNSTNKYQVSIHEQENPDDPRYLLVMKGAPERILDRCATILINGKEEVLDDEKKQAFEGAYMKLGGMGERVLGFSHFYLNVDEYPPGFEFSSDDPPNFPLENLCFVGLMSMIDPPRAAVPDAVSKCRSAGIKVIMVTGDHPITAKAIAKGVGIISEEMETVEDIADRLGVPVADINPRDAKAIVVHGGELKDISREKLDEILKEHTEIVFARTSPQQKLIIVEGCQRQGAIVAVTGDGVNDSPALKKADIGVAMGIAGSDVSKQAADMILLDDNFASIVTGVEEGRLIFDNLKKSIAYTLTSNIPEITPFLMFIIIGIPQPLGIVTILCIDLGTDMVPAISLAYEKAESDIMKRKPRDPLRDKLVNERLIAMAYGQIGFIQALGGFFTYFVIMAENGFFPTRLIGIRAEWEDSSNQVVEDSYGQEWTYVQRKTLEYTCHTAFFVSIVVVQWADLIICKTRKNSILQQKMTNKALNFGLVFETLLAVMLCYTPGLSTGLRMYPLVAAWWFPAVPFSLLIFVYDECRRYIIRRYPGCWLEQETYY from the exons ATG ATGATGACAGACAATAAAGCTGAACTTGGAGCTTTGCATCTTCAGGAAATGTATGAAGTCAATGGAAATCCTAATGAT TATGGAAAAAAGAAGACTGATAAAGCAGATGTCAAACAGGCCCATGGAGAATCTACCGCAGGAAAGGACAGCAAGGgcaagaagaaggaaaagaagGATAAGTTGGAAGATCTCAAGCAAGAACTCGAAATG GAGTGGCATAAAATTCCACTACCTGAGCTCGAGAGGAAACTTGGCACCTCAATAACTAGG GGTCACACTCAAAAAGAAGCAAATGAACTCTTTGAACGGGATGGTCCCAATTGCCTGACTCCTCCACCCACCACCCCTGAGTGGGTGAAATTCTGTAGACAATTATTCAGCGGATTTGCCATGTTGCTTTGGATTGGCGCTATTCTCTGTTTTGTCACCTACATCATTAAAGTTTCCTCTATAGATGAACCAGACATGGATGAT CTCTACCTTGGAATTGTCCTTGCTACTGTTGTTATAATCACTGGATGTTTCTCATATTACCAG GAGGCCAAGAGCTCAAAAATCATGGAGAGTTTCAAGAAAATGGTCCCACAG GAGGCCACTGTTTTGCGTGATGGTGAAAAGCATACCCTACATGCAGAAAAGCTTGTCATGGGGGATATCATCTTTGTCAAATTTGGCGACAGAATACCAGCAGATATTCGGGTGATAGAGGCCCGTGGATTTAAG GTCGATAACTCGTCCCTGACTGGTGAATCAGAACCACAAATGCGCACCCCAGAATTTTCTCATGACAACCCACTGGAGACAAAGAACTTGGCATTTTTCTCGACAAATGCAGTGGAAGGAACCTGTACAGGAATTGTTGTACAGATAGGGGACAGTACTGTGATGGGACGCATAGCAAACTTAGCCAGTGGATTAGGCTCAGGGAAAACTCCTATTGCTATCGAAATTGAACATTTTATACACATCATCACTGGTGTTGCTGTTACCCTTGGCGTGACCTTTTTTATTCTATCCTTGATTCTTGGTTATCCCTGGTTGACTGCTGTGCTCTTCTTAATTGGTATCATTGTTGCCAATGTGCCGGAGGGACTTCTTGCTACTGTTACG GTCTGTTTAACGCTGACAGCTAAACGCATGGCTGCCAAGAACTGTTTAGTCAAGAACTTGGAGTCAGTGGAGACCCTTGGAAGTACATCAACCATCTGCTCTGACAAGACGGGAACACTGACGCAGAACAGGATGACTGTGG CTCACATGTGGtttaatgataaaatttttgAAGCTGATACAACAGAGGATCAATCAGGAACCCCTATGGAGAAG TCTGAAACATGGGATGCATTGTCTAAAGTTGCTGGTTTGTGTAATCGTGCTGAGTTTAAAGTTGGCCAAGATGGTGTTCCAGTGTTGAAAAG AGAGGCAAATGGGGATGCCTCAGAGACTGCATTGCTAAAATGCGTTGAACTTCAAGTGGGCAATGTGGCAAAAATGCGTGAAAGAAACAAGAAGGTTGCAGAGATTCCATTCAACTCCACCAACAAATACCAGGTCTCCATTCATGAACAAGAGAATCCAGACGATCCTCGTTATCTTCTGGTTATGAAAGGTGCACCAGAACGTATCCTTGATCGATGTGCCACAATTTTGATCAATGGAAAGGAAGAAGTTCTTGATGACGAGAAAAAGCAAGCGTTTGAGGGAGCATATATGAAGTTAGGTGGCATGGGAGAGCGTGTCCTGGGCTTTTCCCACTTTTACCTCAATGTCGATGAATACCCTCCTGGATTTGAGTTTAGTTCGGATGAT cCACCCAACTTCCCACTTGAAAACTTGTGTTTTGTTGGTTTGATGTCAATGATTGATCCTCCTCGTGCAGCTGTACCTGATGCGGTCAGCAAATGCCGCAGTGCAGGAATTAAAGTTATTATGGTGACTGGTGATCATCCGATCACAGCTAAAGCTATTGCTAAAGGGGTTGGAATCATATCAGAAG AAATGGAAACTGTGGAGGACATTGCTGATCGACTTGGTGTCCCTGTTGCTGACATAAATCCTCGGGATGCTAAAGCAATCGTTGTTCATGGAGGAGAACTTAAG GATATTTCCAGGGAAAAGCTTGATGAAATATTGAAGGAACACACTGAGATTGTTTTTGCCCGAACATCACCACAACAGAAACTTATCATTGTCGAGGGATGTCAACGCCAGGGTGCCATTGTTGCTGTAACTGGAGACGGTGTCAATGACTCACCAGCTCTGAAGAAGGCTGATATTG GTGTTGCCATGGGTATCGCTGGCTCAGACGTGTCCAAACAAGCTGCTGACATGATTCTTTTGGACGACAATTTTGCATCAATTGTCACTGGAGTTGAAGAAG GACGTTTGATCTTTGATAACCTAAAGAAGTCCATCGCTTACACACTGACCAGTAACATTCCTGAGATCACACCCTTCCTCATGTTCATCATAATCGGCATCCCTCAGCCCCTGGGTATCGTCACCATTCTTTGCATTGACTTGGGAACCGACATG GTCCCTGCTATTTCATTGGCTTATGAAAAAGCAGAAAGTGATATCATGAAACGAAAACCACGGGACCCCTTACGTGACAAATTGGTTAATGAAAG ATTGATTGCCATGGCTTACGGACAAATCGGCTTTATACAG GCCTTAGGAGGTTTTTTCACCTACTTTGTCATCATGGCAGAGAATGGATTCTTTCCCACTCGATTGATTGGAATCAGAGCAGAATGGGAAGACTCAAGTAATCAGGTTGTCGAGGACAGCTATGGCCAAGAGTGG ACTTACGTTCAACGCAAAACTTTGGAGTACACATGTCATACAGCCTTTTTTGTCAGCATTGTTGTAGTCCAGTGGGCAGATTTGATCATCTGCAAGACGCGCAAAAACTCCATTTTGCAACAGAAAATGAC aAACAAAGCACTGAACTTTGGCTTGGTATTTGAGACTCTCCTTGCTGTAATGTTGTGTTACACTCCTGGGCTTTCCACTGGTCTCCGCATGTACCCCTTGGT GGCTGCTTGGTGGTTCCCTGCGGTTCCATTTAGCTTACTTATCTTCGTCTATGACGAGTGTCGCAGATACATCATTCGAAGATATCCTGGTT GTTGGCTTGAACAGGAAACCTACTATTGA
- the LOC137982177 gene encoding sodium/potassium-transporting ATPase subunit alpha-3-like isoform X2 produces MMTDNKAELGALHLQEMYEVNGNPNDYGKKKTDKADVKQAHGESTAGKDSKGKKKEKKDKLEDLKQELEMEWHKIPLPELERKLGTSITRGHTQKEANELFERDGPNCLTPPPTTPEWVKFCRQLFSGFAMLLWIGAILCFVTYIIKVSSIDEPDMDDLYLGIVLATVVIITGCFSYYQEAKSSKIMESFKKMVPQEATVLRDGEKHTLHAEKLVMGDIIFVKFGDRIPADIRVIEARGFKVDNSSLTGESEPQMRTPEFSHDNPLETKNLAFFSTNAVEGTCTGIVVQIGDSTVMGRIANLASGLGSGKTPIAIEIEHFIHIITGVAVTLGVTFFILSLILGYPWLTAVLFLIGIIVANVPEGLLATVTVCLTLTAKRMAAKNCLVKNLESVETLGSTSTICSDKTGTLTQNRMTVAHMWFNDKIFEADTTEDQSGTPMEKSETWDALSKVAGLCNRAEFKVGQDGVPVLKREANGDASETALLKCVELQVGNVAKMRERNKKVAEIPFNSTNKYQVSIHEQENPDDPRYLLVMKGAPERILDRCATILINGKEEVLDDEKKQAFEGAYMKLGGMGERVLGFSHFYLNVDEYPPGFEFSSDDPPNFPLENLCFVGLMSMIDPPRAAVPDAVSKCRSAGIKVIMVTGDHPITAKAIAKGVGIISEEMETVEDIADRLGVPVADINPRDAKAIVVHGGELKDISREKLDEILKEHTEIVFARTSPQQKLIIVEGCQRQGAIVAVTGDGVNDSPALKKADIGVAMGIAGSDVSKQAADMILLDDNFASIVTGVEEGRLIFDNLKKSIAYTLTSNIPEITPFLMFIIIGIPQPLGIVTILCIDLGTDMVPAISLAYEKAESDIMKRKPRDPLRDKLVNERLIAMAYGQIGFIQALGGFFTYFVIMAENGFFPTRLIGIRAEWEDSSNQVVEDSYGQEWTYVQRKTLEYTCHTAFFVSIVVVQWADLIICKTRKNSILQQKMTNKALNFGLVFETLLAVMLCYTPGLSTGLRMYPLVAAWWFPAVPFSLLIFVYDECRRYIIRRYPGCWLEQETYY; encoded by the exons ATGATGACAGACAATAAAGCTGAACTTGGAGCTTTGCATCTTCAGGAAATGTATGAAGTCAATGGAAATCCTAATGAT TATGGAAAAAAGAAGACTGATAAAGCAGATGTCAAACAGGCCCATGGAGAATCTACCGCAGGAAAGGACAGCAAGGgcaagaagaaggaaaagaagGATAAGTTGGAAGATCTCAAGCAAGAACTCGAAATG GAGTGGCATAAAATTCCACTACCTGAGCTCGAGAGGAAACTTGGCACCTCAATAACTAGG GGTCACACTCAAAAAGAAGCAAATGAACTCTTTGAACGGGATGGTCCCAATTGCCTGACTCCTCCACCCACCACCCCTGAGTGGGTGAAATTCTGTAGACAATTATTCAGCGGATTTGCCATGTTGCTTTGGATTGGCGCTATTCTCTGTTTTGTCACCTACATCATTAAAGTTTCCTCTATAGATGAACCAGACATGGATGAT CTCTACCTTGGAATTGTCCTTGCTACTGTTGTTATAATCACTGGATGTTTCTCATATTACCAG GAGGCCAAGAGCTCAAAAATCATGGAGAGTTTCAAGAAAATGGTCCCACAG GAGGCCACTGTTTTGCGTGATGGTGAAAAGCATACCCTACATGCAGAAAAGCTTGTCATGGGGGATATCATCTTTGTCAAATTTGGCGACAGAATACCAGCAGATATTCGGGTGATAGAGGCCCGTGGATTTAAG GTCGATAACTCGTCCCTGACTGGTGAATCAGAACCACAAATGCGCACCCCAGAATTTTCTCATGACAACCCACTGGAGACAAAGAACTTGGCATTTTTCTCGACAAATGCAGTGGAAGGAACCTGTACAGGAATTGTTGTACAGATAGGGGACAGTACTGTGATGGGACGCATAGCAAACTTAGCCAGTGGATTAGGCTCAGGGAAAACTCCTATTGCTATCGAAATTGAACATTTTATACACATCATCACTGGTGTTGCTGTTACCCTTGGCGTGACCTTTTTTATTCTATCCTTGATTCTTGGTTATCCCTGGTTGACTGCTGTGCTCTTCTTAATTGGTATCATTGTTGCCAATGTGCCGGAGGGACTTCTTGCTACTGTTACG GTCTGTTTAACGCTGACAGCTAAACGCATGGCTGCCAAGAACTGTTTAGTCAAGAACTTGGAGTCAGTGGAGACCCTTGGAAGTACATCAACCATCTGCTCTGACAAGACGGGAACACTGACGCAGAACAGGATGACTGTGG CTCACATGTGGtttaatgataaaatttttgAAGCTGATACAACAGAGGATCAATCAGGAACCCCTATGGAGAAG TCTGAAACATGGGATGCATTGTCTAAAGTTGCTGGTTTGTGTAATCGTGCTGAGTTTAAAGTTGGCCAAGATGGTGTTCCAGTGTTGAAAAG AGAGGCAAATGGGGATGCCTCAGAGACTGCATTGCTAAAATGCGTTGAACTTCAAGTGGGCAATGTGGCAAAAATGCGTGAAAGAAACAAGAAGGTTGCAGAGATTCCATTCAACTCCACCAACAAATACCAGGTCTCCATTCATGAACAAGAGAATCCAGACGATCCTCGTTATCTTCTGGTTATGAAAGGTGCACCAGAACGTATCCTTGATCGATGTGCCACAATTTTGATCAATGGAAAGGAAGAAGTTCTTGATGACGAGAAAAAGCAAGCGTTTGAGGGAGCATATATGAAGTTAGGTGGCATGGGAGAGCGTGTCCTGGGCTTTTCCCACTTTTACCTCAATGTCGATGAATACCCTCCTGGATTTGAGTTTAGTTCGGATGAT cCACCCAACTTCCCACTTGAAAACTTGTGTTTTGTTGGTTTGATGTCAATGATTGATCCTCCTCGTGCAGCTGTACCTGATGCGGTCAGCAAATGCCGCAGTGCAGGAATTAAAGTTATTATGGTGACTGGTGATCATCCGATCACAGCTAAAGCTATTGCTAAAGGGGTTGGAATCATATCAGAAG AAATGGAAACTGTGGAGGACATTGCTGATCGACTTGGTGTCCCTGTTGCTGACATAAATCCTCGGGATGCTAAAGCAATCGTTGTTCATGGAGGAGAACTTAAG GATATTTCCAGGGAAAAGCTTGATGAAATATTGAAGGAACACACTGAGATTGTTTTTGCCCGAACATCACCACAACAGAAACTTATCATTGTCGAGGGATGTCAACGCCAGGGTGCCATTGTTGCTGTAACTGGAGACGGTGTCAATGACTCACCAGCTCTGAAGAAGGCTGATATTG GTGTTGCCATGGGTATCGCTGGCTCAGACGTGTCCAAACAAGCTGCTGACATGATTCTTTTGGACGACAATTTTGCATCAATTGTCACTGGAGTTGAAGAAG GACGTTTGATCTTTGATAACCTAAAGAAGTCCATCGCTTACACACTGACCAGTAACATTCCTGAGATCACACCCTTCCTCATGTTCATCATAATCGGCATCCCTCAGCCCCTGGGTATCGTCACCATTCTTTGCATTGACTTGGGAACCGACATG GTCCCTGCTATTTCATTGGCTTATGAAAAAGCAGAAAGTGATATCATGAAACGAAAACCACGGGACCCCTTACGTGACAAATTGGTTAATGAAAG ATTGATTGCCATGGCTTACGGACAAATCGGCTTTATACAG GCCTTAGGAGGTTTTTTCACCTACTTTGTCATCATGGCAGAGAATGGATTCTTTCCCACTCGATTGATTGGAATCAGAGCAGAATGGGAAGACTCAAGTAATCAGGTTGTCGAGGACAGCTATGGCCAAGAGTGG ACTTACGTTCAACGCAAAACTTTGGAGTACACATGTCATACAGCCTTTTTTGTCAGCATTGTTGTAGTCCAGTGGGCAGATTTGATCATCTGCAAGACGCGCAAAAACTCCATTTTGCAACAGAAAATGAC aAACAAAGCACTGAACTTTGGCTTGGTATTTGAGACTCTCCTTGCTGTAATGTTGTGTTACACTCCTGGGCTTTCCACTGGTCTCCGCATGTACCCCTTGGT GGCTGCTTGGTGGTTCCCTGCGGTTCCATTTAGCTTACTTATCTTCGTCTATGACGAGTGTCGCAGATACATCATTCGAAGATATCCTGGTT GTTGGCTTGAACAGGAAACCTACTATTGA